The following proteins are encoded in a genomic region of Coffea eugenioides isolate CCC68of chromosome 6, Ceug_1.0, whole genome shotgun sequence:
- the LOC113774321 gene encoding vinorine synthase-like has product MPASKTVFIRVINKIYPLAGRINDTNLCFIDCDDSGALFIEAQVHAQLSEKLSQSTAIEELNQYLPLEPYAHDADNIPLAIQISFFECGGMAIGVCISHKNEKMVTKRLVFNKEKLAALKELTSSAAIGSLVRDPTRVEANELAAFDHLCAFGNLFVTTSALLVSDKNQELHDLVWHLRTAFTKVNDEYIKNVQSGMPYLNTLSNEMKPLFEEDMGSCCWCGFPVYEVDYGWGKPVVVCTSAVPMNNVVILMSTRCGDGIEAWINMLEDEIAMLPEEILSLATDHLLSCP; this is encoded by the exons ATGCCAGCATCTAAAACAGTCTTTATCAGAGTCATTAACAAGATATACCCATTAGCCGGAAGGATCAATGACACCAATCTTTGCTTCATTGATTGTGATGACTCCGGAGCTCTTTTTATTGAAGCTCAAGTTCACGCTCAACTATCAGAAAAGTTATCCCAAAGTACAGCAATAGAGGAGCTAAACCAATATCTCCCCTTAGAGCCCTATGCCCATGATGCCGATAACATACCATTAGCTATTCAAATCAGTTTCTTTGAATGTGGAGGCATGGCAATTGGAGTTTGCATTTCACATAAG AATGAAAAGATGGTGACAAAGCGGTTAGTGTTCAACAAAGAAAAGTTGGCAGCACTTAAAGAACTTACTTCCTCTGCTGCCATTGGTTCGCTGGTTAGGGATCCCACTCGGGTGGAAGCT AATGAGCTTGCCGCTTTTGATCATCTGTGTGCCTTTGGAAACCTTTTTGTCACCACATCTGCCCTATTAGTGTCTgacaaaaatcaagaacttCATGATCTGGTATGGCACTTGAGGACAGCATTTACAAAAGTCAATGATGAATACATCAAGAATGTTCAGAGTGGGATGCCATATCTAAATACCTTGAGTAATGAAATGAAACCACTTTTTGAAGAAGATATGGGCTCTTGTTGTTGGTGCGGATTCCCAGTTTATGAAGTGGACTATGGATGGGGTAAGCCTGTTGTGGTCTGCACTTCAGCTGTTCCAATGAATAATGTGGTAATTTTGATGAGTACAAGATGTGGTGATGGAATAGAAGCATGGATTAACATGCTGGAGGATGAAATTGCTATGCTTCCTGAAGAGATCCTTTCACTTGCAACCGATCATCTCTTGTCATGCCCCTGA